A region of Paenibacillus thiaminolyticus DNA encodes the following proteins:
- a CDS encoding MalY/PatB family protein produces MYDLEKTIDRAALDALKAVPFNPSQEGCIPLWVADMDFPAAPAIQEALVARMSKPSYGYTLCRERYYSAVIDWMKRRHRWDVAKEWFVLTPGVVPAMAFAVRALTAPGDKVMIQTPVYPQFAKMVQSNGATLVTNPLKLVDGRYEIDFEDFEQKVKDPALKLFFLCNPHNPVGRVWKRDELHKLAELCLEHDVIIFSDDIHHDFTYGDHQYIPIATLSPDVAARTITATSPSKTFSIASFKMGNIFIEEEGLRQKYQKAVESAGVAELDLGAIEATIGGYTKGEAWFDEALKYIEGNSQYIEQFIADRIPQVKTFAQEGTYLKWLDWRSFGMTDKELNVWALNEAKVWLSEGHAFGKEGSGFMRLNMTSRRAVIEEAMERLARAAERL; encoded by the coding sequence ATGTACGATTTGGAGAAGACAATCGATCGGGCGGCATTGGACGCCCTCAAAGCAGTTCCATTCAACCCATCACAGGAAGGGTGCATCCCGCTGTGGGTTGCGGATATGGATTTCCCGGCGGCGCCGGCGATCCAGGAGGCGCTTGTCGCCCGCATGAGCAAGCCGAGCTATGGATATACCTTGTGTAGGGAGCGGTATTATTCAGCCGTCATCGATTGGATGAAGCGCCGGCATCGGTGGGATGTCGCCAAGGAATGGTTCGTGCTGACGCCGGGCGTGGTTCCGGCTATGGCGTTCGCTGTCCGGGCCTTGACGGCGCCGGGGGACAAGGTGATGATCCAGACGCCGGTCTACCCTCAATTCGCCAAAATGGTTCAGTCCAACGGGGCAACCCTCGTTACAAATCCGCTCAAGCTTGTTGATGGCCGGTATGAGATCGATTTCGAGGATTTCGAACAGAAAGTGAAGGATCCGGCGCTCAAGCTGTTCTTCCTCTGCAACCCGCATAACCCGGTAGGACGCGTATGGAAGCGGGACGAGCTGCACAAATTGGCCGAGTTGTGTCTGGAGCATGACGTCATCATTTTCTCGGATGATATTCATCATGATTTCACTTATGGCGATCATCAATATATTCCGATAGCGACGCTGTCCCCGGATGTCGCGGCACGGACGATTACGGCGACATCTCCGAGCAAGACGTTCAGCATCGCGAGCTTCAAGATGGGCAATATTTTCATAGAAGAAGAAGGGCTGCGCCAGAAATATCAGAAGGCGGTGGAAAGCGCCGGAGTCGCTGAGCTCGATCTGGGCGCCATTGAGGCGACGATTGGCGGATATACGAAGGGAGAGGCATGGTTCGACGAAGCTCTGAAATATATTGAAGGGAACAGCCAATATATTGAGCAGTTCATCGCCGATCGCATTCCGCAGGTGAAGACATTCGCCCAGGAAGGAACGTATTTGAAGTGGCTCGATTGGCGGAGCTTCGGGATGACGGACAAGGAACTGAATGTCTGGGCGCTGAACGAGGCAAAAGTATGGTTAAGTGAAGGTCATGCCTTCGGGAAGGAAGGCAGCGGATTTATGCGTCTTAATATGACCTCGCGCCGGGCGGTCATCGAGGAAGCGATGGAGCGTCTGGCACGGGCAGCGGAGCGTCTGTAG
- a CDS encoding MATE family efflux transporter: protein MKQTFTLQQKIVQLLHILLPIFVTQVAMQLMSFFDTVMSGKYSATHLAGVAIGGSIWAPVYTGISGIFLAVTPIIAHHMGAGRKGEVAPSVTQAAYLSVIVGAVVVLSGSFVLEPILSAMSLETEVHRVAKEYLIALGFGVIPAFLYTVFRASIDGLGQTRVTMFITLLSFPVNVTLNYFFIFGKFGFPEMGGVGAGIATAITYLIIAVVAFLFLRGNAMMQSMGMLRQWGGISFSRWKEILRIGTPIGLSIFFEVSIFAAVTLFMSEYDTNTIAAHQAALNFSSLLYMLPMSIAMALTIVIGFEAGAKRFSDAKQYTRIGIFSAVTLASLFAVLLLLFNHQVAGMYSDEPGVRLLTESFLIYAIFFQLSDAVAAPVQGVLRGYKDVNAVFLIALMSYWVIGLPVGFVLAKFTSLAAYGYWIGLISGLAVGAVCLFTRLAIMERRYAKTGTAAT, encoded by the coding sequence ATGAAGCAAACGTTTACGCTGCAACAAAAAATCGTTCAACTGCTGCATATTTTATTGCCGATCTTCGTTACACAGGTCGCCATGCAGCTCATGTCCTTTTTCGATACGGTCATGTCCGGCAAATATAGCGCGACCCATCTGGCCGGCGTCGCGATCGGCGGCAGCATCTGGGCTCCCGTCTACACTGGCATTAGCGGGATCTTCCTCGCCGTCACTCCGATCATTGCCCATCATATGGGGGCAGGACGGAAGGGGGAAGTGGCGCCGAGCGTGACCCAGGCAGCGTATCTGTCTGTCATCGTAGGTGCTGTCGTCGTTCTGTCCGGCTCGTTCGTTCTGGAGCCGATTCTGTCCGCCATGAGTTTGGAGACGGAAGTTCATCGGGTCGCGAAGGAGTATCTTATCGCGCTCGGCTTCGGTGTCATTCCGGCATTTCTTTACACGGTCTTCCGGGCAAGCATTGACGGACTGGGACAGACCCGGGTAACGATGTTCATCACGCTGTTGTCCTTCCCCGTCAATGTCACTCTTAACTATTTCTTTATTTTCGGGAAATTCGGATTTCCGGAAATGGGGGGCGTTGGCGCCGGGATCGCGACTGCGATTACATATCTCATCATTGCGGTTGTCGCTTTTCTGTTCTTGCGCGGCAATGCGATGATGCAATCGATGGGCATGCTGAGGCAGTGGGGAGGGATTTCCTTCTCCCGCTGGAAAGAGATTCTTCGCATCGGCACGCCGATCGGGCTGTCCATCTTTTTCGAGGTCAGTATCTTCGCGGCGGTCACGCTGTTCATGAGCGAGTATGACACGAATACGATTGCGGCGCATCAGGCTGCATTGAACTTCTCGTCGCTCCTGTATATGCTGCCGATGAGCATCGCCATGGCATTGACGATCGTTATCGGCTTCGAGGCGGGGGCGAAGCGGTTCTCCGATGCGAAGCAGTATACCCGCATTGGCATTTTCTCAGCCGTGACCCTTGCATCCTTGTTCGCCGTGCTGTTGCTCCTGTTCAACCACCAAGTCGCCGGCATGTACTCCGATGAGCCGGGTGTGCGGCTGCTGACCGAGTCATTCCTTATATATGCGATATTTTTTCAACTGTCCGATGCGGTGGCGGCCCCGGTCCAAGGAGTGCTGCGGGGGTATAAAGATGTGAACGCGGTATTTTTGATCGCCCTTATGTCCTATTGGGTTATCGGACTTCCGGTCGGCTTCGTGCTGGCCAAGTTCACCTCGCTTGCAGCATACGGATATTGGATCGGTCTCATCAGCGGTCTGGCCGTTGGCGCGGTCTGCCTGTTCACGCGGCTCGCGATTATGGAACGCCGGTATGCGAAGACTGGCACTGCGGCGACTTAA
- the xerS gene encoding tyrosine recombinase XerS produces MTIQKAKDRAALNAKLPGLPWYIQQFIEYKLPDLSPSSLLEYVRDYEIFLGWIVAERLTEVEQTRDVTLADLEQLRMEHITSFRIYLTTYKEASNSRVTVSRKLSSLRSLFHYLSQIAEDEQFYPLLKRNVMAKIEIKRVHKPKDTAAKLKGKLLEEQELDEFVEYVRTGYAHDVADNKQASHAHALNAVRDAAIVSLILNSGLRVSEVVNLNMDDVDMNRKLVNVYRKGHNDDTFKTPVYFRDSAKQHLQDYIDLRSERYAAPKKERAFFLAIKNGETEGKRMTKRAMQQMILKYAKRFGKPALTVHKLRHSFATDYYLHNDIYKTKEQLGHASTETTEIYAHLTDKTMSEAIERRGED; encoded by the coding sequence ATGACGATTCAGAAAGCGAAGGATCGGGCGGCCCTGAATGCCAAGCTGCCTGGCTTGCCATGGTACATCCAGCAATTTATCGAATACAAGCTGCCGGATCTGTCCCCTTCTTCGCTGCTGGAATATGTGCGGGATTACGAGATTTTTTTGGGATGGATCGTGGCAGAGCGCCTGACCGAAGTGGAGCAGACACGGGATGTGACGCTTGCCGATCTGGAACAGCTGCGGATGGAGCATATTACGTCCTTCCGCATTTATTTAACGACATACAAAGAAGCGTCCAATTCGAGAGTGACGGTATCCCGTAAGCTCTCCTCGCTTCGCTCGCTATTTCACTATTTGAGCCAGATTGCGGAGGACGAGCAATTTTACCCGCTGTTGAAGCGGAATGTCATGGCGAAGATCGAGATCAAGCGCGTACATAAGCCGAAGGATACGGCAGCGAAGCTGAAGGGCAAGCTGCTGGAGGAGCAGGAACTGGACGAATTCGTCGAATATGTCCGAACCGGCTACGCTCATGACGTCGCCGACAATAAGCAGGCATCCCATGCCCATGCTCTCAATGCGGTGCGCGATGCTGCGATTGTCAGCCTGATCCTGAACTCCGGGCTGCGGGTAAGCGAAGTCGTCAACTTGAATATGGACGATGTCGATATGAACCGGAAGCTGGTCAACGTCTACCGCAAAGGCCATAATGACGACACCTTCAAGACGCCGGTCTATTTCCGCGACAGCGCCAAGCAGCATCTGCAGGATTATATTGACCTCAGATCCGAGCGCTATGCAGCCCCGAAGAAGGAACGCGCCTTCTTCCTCGCCATCAAGAACGGGGAGACAGAAGGCAAACGGATGACGAAGCGGGCCATGCAGCAGATGATCCTCAAATACGCGAAGCGGTTCGGCAAGCCGGCCCTCACCGTTCATAAGCTGCGCCACTCCTTCGCGACGGACTATTATTTGCATAATGATATTTACAAGACAAAGGAGCAGCTCGGCCATGCTTCGACGGAGACGACCGAGATCTACGCCCATCTGACGGACAAGACGATGTCCGAGGCGATCGAGCGCCGGGGAGAGGATTAG
- a CDS encoding DUF4247 domain-containing protein, whose protein sequence is MNTRGWNTVKWIIIASLLFPLLAACGQIDLSASYPLESVARDGSSTSYIYRAENTPVPEAAEAIAEQRRPEQISETSTERMFLVYRDQLIQIQQDPANPDDSLIEVDSKEYVKNNYDRSFLEMYIQYRLLDTLFDSLRGAGGYRGYADRGDYKPSKPYRTPTTEEKKKIPPLTVERKGSIFRRGTNSNDSTVGSGGSIFKRTPSDSDTRGSITRNKKEYDNSSKYTPPRVKKYKPPKTRSRSGSIFRRR, encoded by the coding sequence ATGAATACACGGGGTTGGAACACCGTCAAATGGATCATTATCGCCAGCCTTCTCTTCCCGCTGCTGGCGGCTTGCGGACAGATCGATCTGTCCGCGTCGTATCCGCTGGAATCGGTGGCGAGGGACGGAAGCAGCACTTCCTATATCTATCGCGCGGAGAATACGCCGGTGCCGGAGGCGGCCGAGGCGATTGCGGAACAGCGCAGGCCGGAGCAAATATCGGAAACGAGTACCGAGCGAATGTTCCTGGTCTACCGCGATCAGCTGATTCAGATCCAGCAGGATCCGGCGAATCCGGATGACAGCCTGATTGAGGTCGATTCCAAAGAATATGTAAAGAACAATTACGATCGCAGCTTCCTGGAGATGTACATCCAATATCGTCTGCTGGATACGCTGTTCGACTCGCTCCGAGGAGCGGGGGGCTACCGGGGATATGCGGATCGTGGGGATTACAAGCCATCGAAGCCGTACCGGACGCCGACGACCGAGGAGAAGAAGAAGATTCCTCCGCTTACCGTCGAACGGAAGGGTTCAATCTTCCGCCGTGGCACGAACAGCAACGACTCGACGGTCGGCAGCGGGGGGAGCATCTTCAAGCGTACGCCGTCGGACAGCGATACGCGGGGCTCGATCACAAGGAACAAAAAGGAGTACGATAATTCGTCCAAGTACACGCCGCCGAGGGTGAAGAAGTATAAACCGCCGAAGACGCGGAGCCGCTCAGGCAGCATTTTCCGGCGAAGGTAA
- a CDS encoding DUF4178 domain-containing protein, translating to MSLWKRIKNIMAKPEAPQPEKKPSMLEPGDICEVSLISYEIIGRTDWRVRPGAWVTLRDGANIRYLHIEEREQPYYSLYQVIDGRLDSVEEVPTEIELDGRWFYLEDQYDGRVICTGQTPFGTAGEQYVWQYQSDDRKLLRIEWQDGRFQLYEGEAVIAADVRIIRRS from the coding sequence GTGAGCTTGTGGAAACGGATCAAAAACATAATGGCTAAGCCCGAGGCGCCGCAGCCCGAAAAAAAACCGTCCATGTTGGAACCGGGAGATATTTGCGAAGTATCTCTAATCAGCTATGAGATCATCGGACGTACCGATTGGCGGGTTCGCCCGGGTGCCTGGGTTACCTTGCGTGACGGGGCGAACATCCGGTACTTGCATATAGAAGAACGGGAACAGCCTTATTACAGCCTGTATCAAGTGATTGACGGACGGCTCGATTCGGTGGAGGAGGTTCCGACGGAGATCGAACTGGACGGAAGATGGTTCTATCTAGAGGATCAATATGACGGCAGAGTGATCTGCACGGGGCAGACGCCGTTCGGCACAGCTGGAGAGCAATATGTATGGCAATACCAGTCCGACGACCGGAAGCTGCTCCGCATCGAATGGCAGGACGGCCGCTTCCAGTTGTATGAAGGCGAAGCGGTCATCGCGGCGGATGTGCGCATCATCCGCCGATCATGA
- a CDS encoding DUF350 domain-containing protein — protein sequence MILDNIAGIALWTATGALLLFLLMFVDSLFTGYNDIQEMRAGNVAVTTRFVMKLFSQGFILSSSIKVAYNLAEALFMSAVSFVILLILEFILRLLFRSGFGMNLEEGTKQGQMSYALVAGSMHVVGALIIAACL from the coding sequence ATGATTCTCGACAATATTGCCGGGATTGCGCTATGGACGGCAACGGGAGCTTTGCTCCTGTTCTTGCTCATGTTCGTGGATTCGCTGTTCACGGGTTACAATGATATTCAGGAAATGCGGGCAGGGAACGTTGCGGTGACGACCCGCTTCGTCATGAAGCTGTTCTCGCAAGGATTCATCCTGTCGAGCTCGATTAAGGTTGCCTACAACCTGGCCGAAGCGCTGTTCATGTCGGCCGTCTCCTTCGTCATCCTCCTCATTCTGGAGTTCATCCTCCGTCTGCTGTTCCGGAGCGGGTTCGGCATGAATCTGGAGGAAGGCACGAAGCAGGGGCAGATGTCATATGCCCTGGTAGCCGGTTCGATGCATGTTGTAGGCGCGCTCATCATCGCCGCCTGTTTGTAA
- a CDS encoding PspA/IM30 family protein, with product MSLFKRLRDVTMSNIYALIEKAEDPIKMTDQYLRDMQQDLEEAERAVAQQIAIEKRFKQSYEEQAALVKKREEQAHIAVQADNLDLARRALEEKKAAEEKMNEFKASYEQNKASADNLRAKLDEMRKQYSDMKSKRETLVARYNAAKAQTEINKAMAGFGSDTAMSGLKRMEDKMLAMEAQAEASNEMNGSSKSLDDEFAKLGKNKDVEDELAAIMKKYDKSAE from the coding sequence ATGTCATTATTCAAACGCTTGCGTGATGTAACCATGTCCAACATTTATGCGCTAATCGAGAAAGCCGAAGATCCTATCAAGATGACCGATCAATACTTGCGGGACATGCAACAGGATCTGGAGGAAGCAGAACGTGCGGTAGCTCAGCAGATCGCGATTGAGAAGCGCTTCAAGCAATCGTACGAGGAGCAAGCCGCACTGGTGAAGAAGCGGGAGGAGCAGGCGCATATCGCCGTGCAGGCCGATAATCTGGATCTTGCCCGCCGGGCGCTGGAAGAGAAAAAAGCGGCCGAAGAGAAAATGAATGAGTTCAAGGCGAGCTACGAGCAGAATAAGGCTTCCGCCGACAACCTTCGCGCGAAGCTGGACGAGATGCGGAAGCAGTATTCCGACATGAAGAGCAAGCGCGAGACGCTGGTCGCACGCTACAATGCGGCGAAGGCACAGACGGAAATCAACAAGGCGATGGCCGGGTTCGGCTCCGATACGGCGATGTCCGGGTTGAAACGGATGGAAGACAAAATGCTGGCAATGGAAGCTCAGGCCGAAGCCTCGAACGAGATGAACGGTTCTTCCAAATCGCTTGACGACGAGTTCGCCAAGCTTGGCAAGAACAAGGACGTTGAAGACGAACTCGCGGCCATCATGAAAAAATACGATAAATCCGCTGAGTAA
- a CDS encoding dihydroorotate dehydrogenase has product MRSLACNVAGIEFKNPLVMASGTFGFGQEYAQYYDINQLGGIASKGLTLHPRPGNEGTRIWETASGILNSVGLENPGVDAFLQEEMKFWEKIEPVKIANLGGSTIEDYVLGALKITKDAEDRRKLNRPAVDMIELNISCPNVKEGGMAFGIRTEVAREVIREVRQVTSLPLAVKLSPNAENVVGMAVMCQEEGAECVSLVNTFSAMKIDIYERRSVFQNTYAGLSGPAIKPIALRMVHQVAQAVTIPVMGMGGISSSEDIIEFIMAGAAVVQIGTYNFMNLRAGEDLLNGLTAFMEKENINSLDEIRGIIS; this is encoded by the coding sequence ATGAGAAGCTTAGCGTGTAATGTGGCGGGAATCGAGTTCAAAAACCCGCTTGTCATGGCTTCCGGCACATTCGGCTTCGGGCAGGAGTATGCCCAATACTATGATATCAATCAGCTTGGCGGCATCGCCTCCAAAGGACTCACCTTGCATCCGCGTCCTGGTAATGAGGGAACCCGTATATGGGAGACGGCAAGCGGGATTCTGAATAGTGTCGGCTTGGAAAATCCGGGCGTCGATGCGTTTCTTCAGGAAGAGATGAAGTTCTGGGAGAAGATAGAACCAGTCAAAATCGCTAATCTTGGCGGGAGCACTATCGAGGATTATGTGCTCGGCGCATTGAAGATTACGAAGGATGCCGAGGACCGCCGCAAATTGAACCGGCCCGCGGTAGATATGATTGAGTTGAATATATCCTGCCCCAATGTGAAGGAGGGCGGCATGGCCTTCGGGATTCGGACCGAGGTCGCCCGGGAAGTGATTCGGGAAGTACGGCAGGTGACTTCCCTGCCGCTGGCGGTCAAGCTGTCGCCGAATGCGGAGAATGTGGTCGGCATGGCGGTCATGTGCCAAGAGGAGGGAGCGGAATGCGTGTCGCTCGTCAATACATTTTCCGCGATGAAAATTGACATCTACGAGCGGCGCAGCGTGTTCCAAAATACGTATGCGGGGCTATCCGGTCCGGCTATCAAGCCGATTGCGCTCCGCATGGTGCATCAAGTGGCGCAGGCGGTCACGATTCCGGTAATGGGAATGGGCGGCATTTCCTCTTCGGAAGATATCATTGAGTTTATAATGGCGGGAGCCGCAGTGGTTCAGATCGGTACGTACAATTTCATGAATCTGCGGGCAGGGGAAGATCTGCTGAACGGTCTGACGGCCTTTATGGAAAAAGAGAATATTAACAGTTTGGATGAAATCAGGGGAATTATTTCGTGA
- a CDS encoding dihydroorotate dehydrogenase electron transfer subunit — MHKILTNNQIAQDVYLMTVEGTFEGRMGQFYMLRAWTHYPVLSRPISIYNLEPDSIQFLYKVGGEGTARFASLRPGDSIQLEGPFGNGFPEVDGKTALVGGGIGIAPLLYTARQLDKPDIYLGFRGASYMTEAFAPYASELVVRVDANLLLDVDMKKYDNIFVCGPLGMMEAAARMAEGLDTKLYVSLEKRMACGIGACYGCSVRTASGNRKVCSDGPVFQAQEVTWHEKLSV, encoded by the coding sequence GTGCATAAGATTCTTACCAACAATCAGATAGCTCAAGATGTTTATCTCATGACAGTAGAGGGCACTTTTGAAGGCCGGATGGGGCAATTCTATATGTTAAGGGCATGGACCCATTATCCGGTTCTGTCCCGTCCGATCAGTATCTACAATTTGGAGCCGGACTCCATCCAGTTTCTGTACAAAGTCGGAGGCGAAGGAACAGCCCGATTCGCAAGTCTTCGCCCTGGCGATTCGATTCAGTTGGAGGGGCCGTTCGGCAACGGGTTCCCGGAAGTTGACGGGAAGACCGCGCTAGTCGGCGGAGGCATCGGCATTGCGCCCCTTCTGTACACGGCGAGACAATTGGACAAGCCGGATATTTATCTCGGATTTCGGGGAGCGTCCTATATGACGGAAGCATTTGCTCCCTATGCGAGTGAGCTTGTCGTCCGGGTCGATGCGAATCTGCTGCTTGATGTCGATATGAAGAAATACGACAATATCTTTGTATGCGGACCGCTAGGAATGATGGAGGCGGCAGCCCGCATGGCGGAAGGATTAGATACGAAGCTGTACGTGTCTCTGGAGAAAAGAATGGCTTGCGGCATTGGAGCCTGCTACGGCTGCTCCGTGCGAACGGCAAGCGGCAACCGCAAGGTCTGCTCAGACGGACCGGTATTTCAGGCACAGGAGGTGACGTGGCATGAGAAGCTTAGCGTGTAA
- a CDS encoding polysaccharide deacetylase family protein: MRTKQICCLLVCLVGVTGCFPRSHQAAPDPQLNTLDTNQPSAELTSRQPPHEAVERPETGKGTISFVLEDKPHPLPHQPLPLPKFHLTTKDPAHTESVNEGVRSDTMGRKAVEKKSVMKPKEPRSPEPAQSASQNTKSGISQRNLSLAQLRMKYPHIFKLHGSKRGLRRVALTFDDVPDNRITPLVLDILREHNIRATFFLVGSRAKAHPELVRRIVREGHIIGNHSYSHPLMTKLTLPAFEQQVKDAERAIEEIIGYKPRFYRPPFGEINEEQLKWAGDHGYLVVNWDVDSNDWRGLNAKEVYNNVMSAVRPGSIVLHHAGGSKQNGYLQGTLKALPSIIKQLKQQRYHFVTVPELLQDRKDKKDN; the protein is encoded by the coding sequence TTGCGCACAAAACAGATATGCTGTCTGCTGGTGTGCCTGGTAGGAGTAACCGGCTGCTTTCCGCGTTCGCATCAGGCTGCTCCGGATCCGCAGCTGAACACGTTGGACACGAACCAGCCATCAGCGGAGTTAACATCGCGACAGCCGCCCCATGAAGCGGTGGAACGACCTGAGACCGGCAAGGGCACGATATCCTTCGTCCTGGAGGACAAACCGCATCCGCTGCCGCATCAGCCCCTGCCCTTGCCCAAGTTCCACTTGACGACGAAGGACCCGGCCCACACGGAATCCGTCAATGAAGGCGTCCGTTCTGACACCATGGGACGGAAGGCCGTGGAAAAGAAATCCGTCATGAAGCCAAAGGAGCCGCGGAGCCCGGAGCCAGCCCAGTCTGCATCTCAGAATACGAAATCCGGAATAAGCCAGCGCAATTTGAGCTTGGCTCAGCTTAGAATGAAATACCCGCACATTTTCAAGCTTCATGGATCCAAGCGCGGACTCCGCCGAGTCGCCCTTACCTTCGATGATGTTCCCGATAACCGAATAACCCCGCTTGTACTGGATATTTTGCGGGAACATAACATTCGTGCGACCTTCTTTCTCGTCGGCTCTCGGGCGAAAGCCCATCCCGAGTTGGTTCGGCGCATTGTCCGGGAAGGCCATATTATCGGCAATCATTCTTACAGCCATCCGTTAATGACGAAGCTGACGCTGCCTGCCTTCGAGCAGCAAGTGAAGGATGCGGAACGGGCAATTGAAGAAATTATCGGTTACAAGCCAAGGTTCTATCGCCCTCCCTTCGGAGAGATCAATGAAGAGCAATTGAAATGGGCCGGGGATCACGGCTATCTCGTCGTCAATTGGGACGTCGATTCCAACGACTGGCGGGGCTTGAACGCTAAGGAAGTATACAATAACGTAATGAGCGCGGTCAGGCCCGGTTCAATCGTGCTTCATCATGCCGGAGGAAGCAAGCAGAATGGTTACTTGCAGGGAACACTCAAAGCCCTACCGTCCATCATTAAGCAATTGAAGCAGCAGCGGTACCACTTTGTCACCGTGCCGGAGCTGCTCCAGGACCGCAAGGACAAAAAAGACAATTGA
- a CDS encoding 3D domain-containing protein — MRKKTILKLTTALLGLNLVFQMMPVYAEPYTAQEGDTFYTLAKKHQIDLDELMKANANIDPLNIYGGLKLELPKKTLQGLAVESENAELIEADRDKDASAADKAEASEDKPAKAAKEAAAPAAMPQTEEKAKPQTEEKAKPASKPQTEEKAKPVAATAKKNVITVSGKEMTYKKKVNMKATAYTAHASENGKWGAVDYFGNPLKLGTVAVDPKAIPLGTKLFITGYQFKHLPQGGFIAEARDIGGAINGNKIDIFVPVSKQIGSTFGIQNVEVYIMS; from the coding sequence ATGCGGAAAAAAACGATATTAAAGCTTACAACGGCACTGCTGGGATTGAATCTGGTATTTCAAATGATGCCAGTTTATGCCGAGCCCTACACTGCTCAGGAAGGAGATACCTTCTATACGCTTGCGAAGAAGCATCAGATTGATCTGGATGAATTGATGAAGGCGAACGCCAACATCGATCCTTTAAATATCTATGGAGGGCTGAAGCTGGAGCTTCCGAAAAAGACCCTGCAAGGTCTGGCGGTGGAATCAGAGAACGCGGAATTGATTGAAGCCGATAGGGATAAGGACGCATCGGCAGCGGACAAGGCTGAAGCATCTGAGGACAAGCCAGCAAAAGCTGCGAAAGAGGCCGCTGCGCCGGCAGCGATGCCGCAGACGGAGGAGAAAGCGAAACCGCAAACCGAGGAGAAAGCGAAGCCGGCATCGAAGCCGCAGACCGAGGAGAAAGCGAAGCCGGTTGCGGCAACGGCGAAGAAGAACGTAATTACGGTCTCCGGCAAGGAGATGACATATAAAAAGAAAGTGAACATGAAGGCCACCGCGTATACGGCCCATGCGAGTGAAAACGGAAAATGGGGCGCTGTCGATTACTTCGGCAACCCATTGAAGCTGGGGACAGTAGCCGTCGACCCGAAGGCCATACCATTGGGAACGAAGCTGTTCATCACCGGTTATCAGTTCAAGCATCTGCCGCAAGGCGGATTCATCGCGGAAGCCCGCGATATCGGCGGTGCCATCAATGGCAACAAGATTGATATTTTCGTTCCGGTGAGCAAGCAGATCGGCAGTACCTTCGGCATTCAAAATGTTGAAGTGTACATTATGTCTTAA
- a CDS encoding amino acid ABC transporter ATP-binding protein produces MIEIRDLHKSYGELNILNGLNMKIEQGEVVVVIGPSGSGKSTFLRCLNLLETPTAGDILFEGMKINDKKHDINATRAKMGMVFQSFNLFPHMSVMDNITLAPIKVKGRSKAEAEAIAMELLKKVGLADKASAYPDQLSGGQKQRIAIARALAMEPHVMLFDEPTSALDPEMVGEVLEVMKSLARDGMTMVIVTHEMGFAREVGDRIVFMDGGHIVEQGPPQQLFSAPQHPRTQEFLGQVL; encoded by the coding sequence ATGATCGAAATTCGTGACCTGCATAAATCGTACGGAGAGCTGAACATTTTGAACGGCCTGAACATGAAGATCGAGCAAGGGGAAGTCGTCGTTGTGATCGGTCCGAGCGGCTCGGGCAAGAGCACCTTCCTGCGCTGTCTTAATCTGTTGGAGACGCCGACGGCAGGCGATATTTTGTTCGAAGGCATGAAAATCAACGACAAAAAGCATGATATTAACGCGACGCGAGCCAAAATGGGCATGGTCTTTCAATCCTTCAACCTGTTCCCTCATATGTCGGTAATGGACAACATTACGCTGGCCCCGATTAAAGTAAAAGGGAGAAGCAAGGCGGAAGCGGAGGCGATCGCAATGGAGCTCTTGAAGAAGGTCGGATTGGCCGACAAGGCATCCGCTTACCCTGACCAGCTGTCCGGCGGACAGAAGCAGCGGATTGCGATTGCGCGGGCGCTGGCGATGGAGCCGCATGTCATGCTGTTCGACGAGCCGACATCCGCCCTGGATCCCGAGATGGTCGGTGAAGTGCTGGAAGTAATGAAGTCGCTCGCCCGAGACGGTATGACGATGGTGATCGTAACGCATGAGATGGGTTTTGCGCGCGAAGTCGGAGATCGCATCGTGTTCATGGATGGCGGGCATATCGTCGAGCAGGGACCGCCGCAGCAATTGTTCTCGGCGCCCCAGCACCCCCGCACGCAAGAATTCCTTGGACAAGTTCTCTAA